One genomic region from Microcystis panniformis FACHB-1757 encodes:
- a CDS encoding type I polyketide synthase: MPTYLSVIRITNTSHLISKEHFNIMDSHHQKTELTPLQKAVIALKEARNKIEALERQKNEPIAIIGMGCRFPGGANSPEAFWELLSRGKEVIVPVPSQRWDAEAYYDENPDLPNKTYARYGGFIDAVDQFDPQFFGMTPREAIALDPQQRLLLEVSWEALENAGIAPQKLTGTQTGVFVGIGLDDYAKRQIKQQIPIDAYTGSGNAFCFASGRLSYFLGLQGPSLAIDTACSTSLVTVHLACQSLRNRESNLALAGGVSLMLSPEVTLYLSKTRALSPDGRCKTFDKDANGYVRGEGCGMVVLKRFSDAISDGDNILGVIRGSAVNQDGPSSGLTVPNGSAQMAVIRQALENAKVKPEQISYLEAHGTGTALGDPIEVRGINNVLCKDRSTDNPLMVGSVKTNIGHLEIAAGMASLLKVILSLKNQEIPPHLHFKELNPDLAAAATALKIPTASLPWQRTEEPRRAGISAFGLSGTNAHIIIEEPPQLSFNPSEVDRPAHLLTLSAKSDDALDDLAQKWVNHLEKNPQLNLADLAFSANTGRGQFNHRLAILAKSTLEAKDSLTAFTQKQPCLNVFSQAVAKSRQNKIAFLFTGQGSQYADMGRQLYETQPTFRHALEECDRLLQPYLEKSLLEVLYSDSSLLDQTAYTQPALFAIEYALYKLWQSWGIKPDGVLGHSVGEYVSACVAGVYSLEEGIKLIAERGRLMQSLPQKGAMAAIFAPIETVKSVISPYGDQVEIATINSSENIVISGDKEAINRIKADLESQSIEVRLLQVSHAFHSGMMQPILAEFKVIAAKISYKTPQLDWISTVTGEEISQAVTEDYWCQQVRQCVQFAPAIETLASQGYNLFIEIGSHPILTRLGQKTLANPDYLWLSSLQRGQDDWQILLQSVAKLAVSGVNIDWNGFDKDYARLRLPLPTYAFQKQPYWLTVGEPSLRPTQETETLEGQDLHQSQERETVGVPDLRPTQKQNETKAESLESQLIALISQITGLNPQQLSLNVSLEADLGLDSIMMTQLMNGLLSLIPEEQRSQFSETFSLRHLMQVSNLQELLTILQSHTSSPKPQISNPKPQIKNLKTQPSNLVPILHSQIPLLMSYWSLNSNSLFTKVKIAGEFDLNIAQQAWKLLINRHPMLRAQFQIPEDATCFADYQLEVLENPIPPEILVKDFTTLTPEEQGEKIEEEIYHWLNYNWSLTQWPLHGFSVLKLSDQIHQLFLGNEHLISDGLSNHVMMREFLEIYRAIVAKETPNLPPTLTVEDYRKQVQLMNDWQDIEEDRALAEYNNAVSGMSYRWQPKQQKNAQKSPLFYNQKYLLSAETTSQLIDKTRQWRVPMNALLLGAFLKTMSQIDSKAENIGISIPTSGRIYPEVDATGVVSSFAQNLALSFAKPQFEQDWPTFLSQIQQTVQQHIGTGLDRAQTRQMGTIFRDNITLEKGKIPPHSLSLIQEALKSNLYLPYTGQTHLQPQYDALSITDYQAGGMNATGTIDILQEIFNNRLHLFASYDYHHFDLLLIDQLMTAYVSQIEELANLPVQDQVIISHSFSISLNTEIEEMLRQITSEICHWTIEEDEISDDLEADLGLDSLERIRLVTKLEGIYGKQYRQDLLNCRTLQEMAAILAPSQPSILNSYR, from the coding sequence GTGCCTACCTACTTATCAGTTATCCGAATAACTAACACCTCACACCTAATATCTAAGGAGCATTTTAATATCATGGATTCTCATCATCAGAAAACAGAATTAACGCCGTTACAAAAAGCAGTTATTGCGCTTAAAGAAGCTCGTAACAAGATTGAAGCCTTAGAACGGCAAAAAAATGAACCGATCGCTATTATTGGCATGGGCTGTCGTTTTCCGGGGGGTGCAAATAGTCCAGAGGCGTTTTGGGAGCTATTATCAAGGGGAAAAGAAGTAATTGTCCCTGTTCCTAGCCAAAGATGGGATGCGGAGGCTTATTATGACGAAAATCCCGATCTTCCTAACAAAACTTATGCTCGTTATGGCGGGTTTATTGACGCAGTAGATCAATTTGATCCGCAATTTTTCGGGATGACTCCCCGGGAGGCGATCGCACTAGACCCTCAACAACGATTATTATTAGAGGTAAGTTGGGAAGCGTTAGAAAATGCCGGAATTGCACCTCAGAAGCTGACAGGGACGCAAACAGGCGTATTTGTGGGCATTGGCTTGGATGATTACGCAAAACGGCAAATTAAGCAACAAATTCCCATTGATGCTTATACGGGATCAGGAAATGCGTTTTGTTTCGCTTCAGGTCGCTTATCCTATTTTTTAGGGCTACAAGGACCGAGTTTAGCCATTGATACCGCCTGTTCTACCTCTTTAGTCACGGTACATCTGGCTTGTCAAAGCTTACGCAACAGAGAGTCAAATTTAGCTTTAGCAGGGGGAGTTAGTTTAATGTTATCCCCGGAGGTGACGTTATATCTTTCTAAAACCCGCGCTTTGTCCCCTGATGGTCGTTGTAAAACCTTTGATAAAGATGCAAATGGCTATGTGAGAGGGGAAGGCTGTGGAATGGTGGTCTTAAAACGCTTTTCTGATGCTATAAGCGATGGAGACAACATTTTAGGGGTAATTAGAGGCTCGGCGGTCAATCAAGATGGCCCCAGTAGTGGTTTAACGGTTCCCAATGGATCAGCGCAAATGGCAGTTATTCGTCAAGCATTGGAGAATGCAAAAGTAAAACCCGAACAAATTAGCTATTTAGAAGCACACGGGACAGGAACAGCGTTAGGCGACCCTATTGAAGTACGGGGGATTAACAATGTACTATGCAAAGATCGTTCCACTGATAACCCCTTAATGGTGGGTTCAGTAAAAACGAATATCGGCCACCTAGAAATTGCAGCTGGGATGGCCAGCCTATTAAAAGTCATTTTATCCCTAAAAAATCAAGAAATTCCCCCCCATCTTCATTTTAAAGAACTTAATCCTGATTTAGCGGCTGCTGCAACCGCTCTCAAAATTCCTACCGCTTCTCTGCCTTGGCAGCGAACAGAAGAACCTAGAAGGGCCGGAATTAGTGCATTTGGATTAAGTGGCACAAATGCCCACATTATCATCGAAGAACCGCCTCAATTAAGCTTTAATCCTTCTGAAGTAGATCGTCCTGCTCATTTACTCACTCTATCGGCGAAAAGCGACGATGCTTTAGATGATTTAGCGCAAAAATGGGTCAACCATTTAGAGAAAAATCCTCAATTAAACCTAGCAGACTTAGCTTTTAGTGCCAACACGGGACGAGGACAATTTAACCATCGTCTGGCAATTTTGGCAAAATCAACCCTTGAAGCCAAGGACTCTTTAACAGCATTTACGCAAAAACAACCTTGTTTGAATGTTTTCAGCCAAGCAGTTGCAAAAAGTCGTCAAAATAAGATTGCTTTCTTGTTTACAGGACAAGGTTCTCAGTATGCAGACATGGGACGACAACTGTATGAAACTCAACCCACCTTTCGTCATGCCTTAGAGGAATGCGATCGCTTATTGCAACCTTACCTAGAAAAGTCCTTATTAGAGGTTTTATACAGTGATTCTAGCTTATTAGACCAAACTGCTTATACTCAACCCGCCCTATTCGCCATTGAATACGCATTATATAAATTATGGCAGTCTTGGGGCATTAAACCTGATGGGGTTTTAGGTCATAGTGTGGGGGAATATGTGTCCGCTTGTGTTGCAGGGGTTTATTCTCTCGAAGAGGGAATCAAGTTAATTGCCGAAAGAGGACGCTTAATGCAGTCTTTACCCCAAAAAGGCGCAATGGCGGCCATATTTGCCCCTATTGAAACAGTAAAATCTGTTATTTCTCCTTATGGGGATCAAGTTGAGATTGCCACTATCAATAGTTCGGAAAATATCGTTATTTCGGGTGACAAGGAAGCGATTAATCGGATTAAAGCGGATTTAGAATCACAAAGCATTGAAGTGCGTCTGCTTCAGGTATCTCATGCTTTTCATTCCGGGATGATGCAACCGATATTAGCAGAATTTAAAGTGATCGCTGCTAAAATTAGCTATAAAACACCCCAATTAGATTGGATTTCCACCGTCACAGGTGAAGAAATCAGCCAAGCAGTAACAGAGGACTATTGGTGTCAACAAGTGCGTCAATGCGTCCAATTTGCCCCAGCAATAGAAACCTTAGCCAGCCAAGGTTATAATCTATTTATTGAAATCGGCTCTCATCCGATTTTAACGAGATTGGGTCAAAAAACCTTAGCAAACCCTGATTATCTGTGGTTATCTTCCCTACAACGAGGACAGGATGATTGGCAAATTTTATTACAAAGTGTGGCAAAATTAGCCGTTTCTGGGGTTAATATTGATTGGAATGGCTTTGATAAAGATTATGCTCGTCTTCGTCTTCCTTTACCTACTTATGCTTTCCAAAAACAACCCTACTGGTTAACCGTAGGGGAGCCTAGTTTGCGCCCAACCCAAGAGACAGAAACCTTAGAAGGGCAAGACTTACACCAAAGCCAAGAAAGAGAAACTGTAGGGGTGCCAGACTTGCGCCCAACCCAAAAACAAAACGAAACCAAGGCTGAAAGCTTAGAAAGTCAATTAATTGCTTTAATAAGTCAAATTACGGGTTTAAATCCTCAGCAATTGAGTTTGAATGTTTCCTTAGAAGCAGATTTAGGGTTAGATTCTATTATGATGACCCAATTAATGAACGGGTTACTATCATTAATTCCTGAAGAACAACGTAGTCAATTTAGTGAAACCTTTTCCCTACGCCATTTAATGCAAGTCTCCAATCTTCAGGAATTATTAACCATTCTTCAATCTCATACTTCATCCCCCAAACCTCAAATCTCTAACCCTAAACCACAAATCAAAAACCTGAAAACACAACCCTCGAATCTGGTTCCTATTCTCCATAGTCAAATTCCCTTGTTAATGAGTTATTGGAGTCTCAATTCTAATAGTTTATTTACTAAGGTTAAAATTGCAGGAGAATTTGACTTAAATATTGCTCAACAAGCATGGAAACTGTTAATTAATCGACATCCCATGTTACGGGCGCAATTTCAGATTCCAGAGGATGCCACCTGCTTTGCAGACTATCAATTAGAAGTGCTAGAAAATCCCATTCCTCCTGAAATTCTTGTTAAAGATTTCACCACTTTAACTCCTGAGGAACAAGGGGAGAAAATTGAAGAAGAAATCTATCATTGGTTAAACTATAACTGGTCTTTAACGCAATGGCCGCTGCATGGATTTTCTGTTCTTAAATTATCTGATCAAATTCATCAATTATTTTTAGGGAATGAACACTTAATTTCGGATGGGTTAAGTAACCATGTCATGATGCGGGAATTCTTGGAAATTTACCGGGCCATAGTTGCTAAAGAAACGCCAAATCTTCCCCCTACATTGACTGTAGAAGATTATCGAAAACAGGTTCAATTAATGAACGATTGGCAAGATATTGAGGAAGATCGAGCCTTAGCAGAATACAATAATGCTGTGTCTGGAATGTCCTATCGTTGGCAACCTAAACAGCAGAAAAATGCTCAAAAATCTCCTCTCTTTTACAATCAAAAGTATCTACTTTCAGCAGAAACTACCTCTCAATTAATCGACAAAACCCGTCAATGGCGAGTCCCGATGAATGCACTATTATTAGGTGCATTTCTAAAAACTATGTCACAAATAGATTCAAAAGCTGAAAATATCGGAATTTCGATTCCCACCAGTGGACGAATTTACCCCGAAGTAGATGCAACAGGTGTGGTTAGTAGTTTTGCTCAAAATCTGGCATTAAGTTTTGCTAAACCTCAATTTGAGCAAGATTGGCCGACCTTTTTAAGCCAAATTCAGCAAACTGTACAACAACATATTGGCACAGGTTTAGATCGGGCGCAAACTCGTCAAATGGGAACAATTTTTCGAGACAATATTACCCTAGAAAAGGGTAAAATTCCCCCTCATAGTCTTTCTTTAATACAGGAGGCTTTAAAGTCTAATTTATACCTTCCTTATACGGGACAAACTCACCTGCAACCTCAGTATGATGCTTTATCAATTACTGACTATCAAGCCGGAGGAATGAACGCCACTGGAACAATTGATATTCTGCAAGAAATCTTTAATAATCGTCTTCATCTATTTGCAAGTTACGATTACCATCACTTTGACTTATTGCTAATAGATCAATTAATGACAGCCTATGTCAGCCAAATTGAAGAACTAGCCAATTTACCCGTGCAAGATCAAGTTATTATTTCTCATTCTTTCTCTATTTCTCTTAATACAGAGATTGAAGAAATGCTACGACAAATAACTTCCGAAATTTGTCATTGGACAATTGAAGAAGACGAAATAAGTGATGATTTGGAGGCAGATTTAGGACTAGATTCTTTAGAACGCATTCGCCTTGTTACCAAGCTAGAAGGGATTTATGGCAAACAATATCGCCAAGACCTTTTAAATTGTCGTACCTTGCAAGAAATGGCTGCTATTTTAGCCCCATCTCAACCTTCAATCCTCAACAGCTATCGGTAA
- a CDS encoding amino acid adenylation domain-containing protein, translating into MAFSPEIPYYKIIKQAQLTPDAIAVLDEACPLTYQQLDHLSNQVAAYLQTQGVNPNTRVGIMTERNPRMIVGILGILKAGGCYVPLDPDYPVERLRYILHHATIEILLTEHQVSEQLISCVTEPLPLQTVLFLDEGERLNKINDLTQITTSIWQKHSKESINLCNRPEDLMVILYTSGSTGRPKGVMLNHRGYMNRLEWMQKTFSLKPGDRIAQRTSFCFDISVWEIFWTLMEGATICPVKREVVLNPWEFAAWIKKTKINVMHFVPSLFGEFISAIENESWTFPDLRWLIFSGEALPMSFIQKWLDCYGLKTGLANLYGPTEASIDVTYHIITERPDERTSSQIPIGKAIDNVYLKVLDDQMQPVKQGEMGELWLGGVQLALGYLKDPEKTAKAFCSNPFSDVSGDYIYRTGDLVKELPDGTLEYHGRIDNMVKIRGFRIELGEIESILTTHPNVREAAVLAIDYGEGQKRLIACLSGDKIKNRVLKAHLEQKLPHYMIPQRFAWFPQLAKNHNGKLDRKALAAELLAPPAAPPTPSLVPLGPAQRWLVNYFEPPYQWFGYTRFLYHQSLNLDIFNQAANLLVQRHEAFRTVCLQNQGKWQQYLINDPQPILAEYWDGSHLTEAERNAKIQAQMSDLAKKIQIDRWPLTATLVVKVSPYCYDITMVAHHIIADMLSATLLFKELWSAYHQLLVGSEPTFPNPNPQSYLDFVQVLRDEEKKGTMNEHLNYWKEQFPDAESRFEVPVDHVKGPNIEASAESARFVLSKAQTKQLLSQGKVYYQSNFYPILLAPLYRLLGDWSQRKQVVISHRSHGRDLGEGQSFMESMGNYAVNFPIGINLSTSTTWQKTISTINEQFESLPMNGVTYDWIGESLPEYLYPDSNLTPVRANYLGNRSVPLSDLFEFVYGERDCRLSPLDQKRTTLIEFFFLIIDGQLEIRIEYSRNFHLPTTIEKIGQDYLILLEELVPIGVADS; encoded by the coding sequence ATGGCTTTTTCCCCCGAAATTCCCTACTATAAAATTATTAAACAAGCACAATTAACCCCTGATGCGATCGCTGTTTTAGATGAGGCTTGTCCCCTAACTTATCAACAATTAGACCATCTTTCTAATCAAGTTGCTGCTTATTTACAGACTCAAGGTGTTAACCCCAATACCAGAGTTGGAATTATGACGGAACGAAATCCACGCATGATCGTTGGTATTTTGGGAATTCTGAAAGCCGGTGGCTGTTATGTACCCTTAGATCCCGATTATCCCGTCGAAAGATTGCGTTATATTCTTCATCATGCCACTATCGAGATCTTACTTACCGAACATCAAGTAAGTGAACAGTTAATTTCTTGTGTGACAGAACCTTTACCCTTGCAAACCGTCCTCTTTTTAGATGAAGGAGAAAGATTAAACAAAATTAATGATTTAACTCAGATTACCACTTCTATCTGGCAAAAACACAGTAAAGAATCCATAAATCTTTGTAATCGTCCTGAGGATTTAATGGTAATTCTTTATACGTCTGGATCAACAGGACGGCCAAAAGGGGTAATGTTAAACCATCGCGGTTATATGAATCGTCTAGAATGGATGCAAAAAACATTTTCCCTGAAACCAGGCGATCGCATCGCACAACGCACCTCTTTTTGTTTCGATATTTCCGTATGGGAAATTTTCTGGACGTTAATGGAAGGTGCAACAATATGTCCCGTCAAACGCGAAGTAGTCTTAAATCCTTGGGAATTTGCTGCCTGGATTAAAAAGACTAAAATTAATGTAATGCACTTTGTTCCCTCCCTCTTTGGGGAATTTATCAGTGCGATTGAAAACGAATCTTGGACATTTCCTGATTTACGCTGGTTAATCTTTAGTGGGGAAGCTTTACCCATGTCTTTTATCCAAAAATGGCTTGATTGTTATGGATTAAAGACAGGTTTAGCCAATCTTTATGGACCGACAGAAGCCTCCATTGATGTGACTTACCATATTATTACAGAACGTCCTGACGAACGCACCAGCAGCCAAATTCCCATCGGAAAAGCGATCGATAATGTCTATCTCAAAGTGTTGGATGATCAGATGCAACCTGTTAAACAAGGGGAAATGGGAGAACTTTGGCTTGGTGGCGTACAATTAGCGTTAGGATACCTCAAAGATCCTGAAAAAACCGCTAAAGCGTTCTGTTCTAATCCTTTTTCTGATGTCTCTGGTGACTATATTTATCGGACAGGTGATCTAGTCAAGGAATTACCCGATGGTACGCTGGAATATCATGGACGTATCGATAATATGGTCAAAATTCGGGGTTTTCGCATTGAATTAGGGGAAATTGAGAGCATCTTAACCACTCATCCCAATGTCCGCGAGGCCGCCGTTTTAGCTATTGATTACGGTGAAGGACAAAAACGATTAATTGCTTGTTTATCGGGGGATAAAATCAAAAACCGAGTTCTCAAAGCACATTTAGAACAAAAACTCCCCCATTACATGATTCCTCAACGATTCGCTTGGTTTCCACAACTTGCTAAGAATCATAACGGAAAGTTAGACCGTAAAGCATTAGCCGCCGAATTACTTGCTCCTCCCGCTGCTCCCCCTACTCCTTCTCTTGTCCCCCTTGGACCGGCACAACGTTGGTTAGTCAACTATTTTGAACCTCCCTATCAATGGTTCGGTTATACTCGTTTTCTCTATCATCAGTCTTTGAATCTTGATATTTTCAATCAAGCTGCTAATCTTTTGGTGCAACGTCATGAAGCTTTTCGGACGGTTTGCCTACAAAATCAAGGTAAATGGCAGCAATACTTGATCAATGATCCTCAACCTATCCTGGCAGAGTATTGGGATGGAAGCCACTTAACAGAAGCAGAACGTAATGCTAAAATTCAAGCTCAAATGTCAGATTTAGCTAAAAAAATCCAGATTGACCGTTGGCCACTCACTGCCACTCTTGTCGTTAAAGTTAGTCCCTATTGCTACGATATTACGATGGTCGCTCACCACATCATTGCTGATATGTTAAGTGCAACCCTCTTGTTTAAGGAACTTTGGAGTGCCTATCATCAATTATTGGTAGGAAGTGAGCCGACTTTTCCTAACCCTAATCCTCAGTCTTACTTAGATTTTGTGCAAGTCTTGAGGGATGAGGAGAAAAAAGGAACAATGAACGAACACTTGAATTATTGGAAGGAACAATTTCCTGATGCAGAGAGTCGCTTTGAAGTCCCCGTCGATCATGTCAAAGGCCCAAATATTGAAGCTTCTGCCGAAAGTGCGCGATTTGTCCTAAGTAAAGCGCAAACTAAACAGTTATTAAGCCAAGGCAAGGTTTATTATCAGTCTAACTTTTATCCTATTCTCCTTGCTCCTTTATACCGTTTATTAGGTGATTGGAGTCAACGCAAACAGGTGGTTATCAGTCATCGTAGTCATGGGCGAGATTTAGGCGAAGGTCAGTCTTTTATGGAAAGTATGGGCAATTATGCTGTAAATTTTCCCATAGGCATTAATTTATCCACTTCTACGACTTGGCAAAAAACTATCAGTACCATCAATGAGCAGTTTGAAAGCTTACCAATGAATGGCGTAACTTATGATTGGATAGGTGAGTCTTTACCTGAATATCTCTATCCTGATAGTAATTTAACCCCAGTAAGGGCTAATTATCTGGGAAATCGTTCGGTTCCTCTCTCTGACTTGTTTGAGTTTGTTTATGGCGAGCGCGATTGTCGTTTATCGCCACTGGATCAAAAACGTACCACATTGATTGAATTCTTTTTCCTAATCATAGATGGTCAGTTAGAGATAAGAATTGAATATTCTCGTAATTTCCATCTTCCTACGACCATTGAAAAAATCGGACAAGATTACCTCATTCTTCTTGAGGAATTAGTGCCTATTGGTGTTGCTGATTCCTAA